One Lachancea thermotolerans CBS 6340 chromosome F complete sequence DNA window includes the following coding sequences:
- the IWR1 gene encoding Iwr1p (similar to uniprot|A2TBP4 Saccharomyces cerevisiae YDL115C IWR1 Protein of unknown function deletion causes hypersensitivity to the K1 killer toxin), producing MLNDYLSLGSNSEVPQRPRKLKRPGGRRSEPEQDPKALPSLDYVYDIYYREVVPEDEFVFDESTVGYIKIVEDSGDLIPEEEDDENSLALSDDEDSNDEAYYRNDYPEDEDDDRSVLFGSDDGVVATASRQYAESDASEGTGAESAPSHVAMLGDEETDLLYQKFAGAPNVLQAADTYFDSTDERDGVSDEELEEDHDIVGFTQHDFFPTDAEDPLAIHRDKIFARLERMIEKRS from the coding sequence ATGTTGAACGACTACTTAAGTTTAGGTTCGAACAGCGAAGTTCCGCAAAGGCCGAGGAAGTTGAAACGTCCTGGCGGAAGACGATCCGAGCCTGAGCAAGACCCCAAGGCGCTTCCGTCTTTGGATTACGTTTACGATATCTACTACCGTGAGGTTGTTCCAGAGGACGAATTTGTGTTTGATGAGAGCACAGTGGGGTACATCAAGATAGTGGAGGACAGTGGCGATTTGattccagaagaagaagatgacgaaAATAGCCTAGCTCTGTCAGACGACGAGGACTCCAACGACGAGGCATACTACAGAAACGACTATCCAGAAgacgaggatgacgacCGCTCCGTACTCTTTGGAAGCGATGACGGAGTTGTCGCAACGGCAAGTCGGCAGTATGCAGAAAGCGACGCTAGCGAAGGAACGGGAGCTGAATCTGCGCCTAGCCATGTTGCAATGCTGGGCGATGAGGAAACTGATCTCCTTTACCAGAAATTCGCGGGAGCCCCTAACGTTTTACAGGCTGCGGACACTTATTTCGATTCCACTGACGAGCGCGATGGCGTTTCCGATGAGGAACTCGAAGAGGACCATGACATCGTCGGTTTCACCCAACACGACTTTTTCCCCACTGACGCCGAAGATCCGCTTGCAATTCATCGTGATAAGATATTTGCTAGGCTTGAGCGCATGATAGAGAAGCGATCATGA